The following are encoded in a window of Congzhengia minquanensis genomic DNA:
- a CDS encoding purine-nucleoside phosphorylase has product MESEYTAIQICCDYILNKCGERPELAVVLGSGLGGLADRMDGVQIAYQNIPGMPVSTVSGHAGRFVFGTLGGKKTVAMQGRVHFYEGYSMAEVVRPIRVMRALGADKLILTNAAGAVNECFSPGDLVMISDHILSFVPSPLIGENVSQLGARFPDMSAVYSPRMRNIAENCAADLKISLKSGVYIQTTGPNYETPAEINMMKQMGADMVGMSTACEAAAAKHAGMEICAVSVISNMAAGISKTALSHSEVQMITNKASKPFQALICKLAEMI; this is encoded by the coding sequence ATGGAATCAGAATATACAGCAATTCAAATCTGTTGTGACTATATTTTAAATAAATGCGGCGAACGGCCGGAGCTGGCGGTGGTGCTTGGCTCGGGCCTGGGTGGCCTGGCGGACAGAATGGACGGTGTGCAAATTGCATATCAAAACATTCCTGGTATGCCTGTTTCCACCGTTTCCGGTCATGCGGGCAGGTTTGTTTTTGGAACGCTGGGAGGCAAGAAAACGGTTGCAATGCAGGGCAGGGTGCATTTTTATGAGGGATATTCCATGGCCGAGGTGGTTCGCCCAATCAGAGTGATGCGCGCCTTAGGTGCGGACAAGCTGATTTTAACCAACGCGGCGGGAGCAGTGAACGAATGCTTTTCACCCGGCGATTTGGTAATGATTTCAGACCATATTTTAAGCTTTGTCCCGTCGCCGTTGATTGGGGAAAACGTAAGTCAGTTAGGAGCGCGGTTTCCCGATATGAGCGCGGTTTACAGCCCGCGGATGAGAAACATAGCTGAAAACTGCGCCGCGGATTTAAAAATTTCATTAAAATCCGGTGTATATATACAAACCACCGGTCCCAACTATGAAACGCCTGCCGAAATTAATATGATGAAACAAATGGGGGCCGACATGGTGGGCATGAGTACCGCCTGTGAGGCCGCTGCGGCAAAACACGCCGGAATGGAGATTTGTGCTGTTTCTGTCATTTCCAATATGGCGGCGGGAATATCGAAAACTGCCCTTTCCCACAGCGAAGTTCAAATGATTACAAACAAAGCGTCAAAGCCATTTCAGGCGCTGATATGCAAGCTTGCGGAGATGATTTAA
- a CDS encoding AI-2E family transporter: MKNWKIRYLNVLPVLVIAFLLCKLIFTTNISLSSLFSMLYSCIAYFVYGLAFAYFLNPLLVFIERNIVKKTDNQKKKNIKRGISIAVIYAVVLGFISIFVMNIVPTIVSGLNDFINGLPEYLNNFQIWVTDSLRSINPDLAKNFEGYMSNFATNIYSWVEREMDMAHVGKTVTTAVSGSAKTVIRVVFGIVISIYFLFGKEELTKHFKRFIYAVFSRERAETIMNYGKAINKIFFDFIISKLLQAFVIFILGLIILVPFDIPLAPLISLLLALTNMIPYIGPWLGGIPSVLLALVFNPIKGLIVLLFIIGMQIVDNLFIGPKIMSDRVGISPLLVIAGVAIGGTFGGIIGMFIGVPLVAVIKLVFYDSFIEQRLGTKNINL; this comes from the coding sequence TTGAAAAACTGGAAAATACGCTATTTAAACGTTTTGCCTGTTTTAGTAATTGCGTTTTTGTTGTGCAAACTGATTTTTACGACCAATATATCCTTGTCAAGCTTGTTTTCCATGCTGTACTCCTGTATTGCATATTTTGTTTACGGGCTGGCATTTGCGTATTTTCTAAATCCTTTGCTGGTGTTTATTGAACGCAATATCGTGAAAAAAACGGACAATCAGAAAAAGAAAAATATCAAGCGCGGCATTTCTATAGCGGTAATTTACGCAGTGGTGCTGGGTTTCATCTCCATTTTTGTTATGAATATCGTGCCTACCATAGTCAGCGGTCTGAACGATTTTATTAACGGCCTGCCGGAATATTTAAACAATTTTCAGATTTGGGTGACAGACAGCCTGCGGTCGATTAATCCTGACCTTGCAAAAAACTTTGAGGGCTATATGTCGAATTTTGCAACCAACATATATAGCTGGGTTGAACGGGAAATGGATATGGCCCATGTGGGCAAAACCGTAACTACTGCAGTTAGCGGTTCGGCGAAAACAGTCATCCGCGTGGTGTTCGGCATTGTCATATCAATTTATTTTCTTTTTGGCAAGGAGGAGCTTACCAAACACTTTAAGCGGTTTATCTATGCGGTGTTCAGCCGCGAGCGGGCTGAAACCATTATGAATTACGGAAAGGCAATTAATAAAATATTTTTCGATTTCATTATCAGCAAGCTCTTGCAGGCGTTTGTCATTTTCATTTTAGGCCTGATTATCTTAGTGCCGTTCGACATCCCGCTGGCACCGCTCATCAGTCTGCTTCTGGCGCTTACCAATATGATACCTTACATTGGCCCGTGGCTGGGCGGAATTCCCAGCGTTCTTCTGGCACTGGTGTTTAATCCCATTAAGGGTTTAATTGTGCTGTTGTTTATCATTGGAATGCAGATTGTCGACAACTTATTTATCGGCCCGAAAATCATGTCCGACAGGGTGGGCATCAGCCCGCTTCTGGTTATTGCCGGGGTAGCAATCGGCGGCACTTTCGGCGGAATTATCGGCATGTTTATCGGCGTTCCCCTGGTTGCGGTGATTAAGCTTGTCTTTTATGACAGCTTTATTGAACAGCGGCTGGGAACAAAGAATATTAACCTGTAA